A window from Zingiber officinale cultivar Zhangliang chromosome 7A, Zo_v1.1, whole genome shotgun sequence encodes these proteins:
- the LOC122002199 gene encoding uncharacterized mitochondrial protein AtMg00810-like: MSTISGGSTEKINKFKQQMMIEFEMSDLSLLSYYLGIEVEQQKSRISLRQSAYAKKILSQFKMADCNATKHPMEPKTQLHKDLEGTPVDATEYKRIIGCLRYLLHTRPDLSYSVGMASRYMERPTIMHHRVVKQILRYLKGTIYFGLVYIKGPQEIGIFGYSDSDLAGDLDGRKSTSGMTLYFNESLVSWNSQKQKTVTLSSCEAEFMEATTAACHALWLRSLASELRSVKPKPVTLFVDNKSAIALMKNPGQIVVEFVNTGEQRADALTKALPGVKLAAMRQLLGVRDL, encoded by the exons atgtcGACGATCTCAGGAGGTAGCACAGAGAAAATCAACAAGTTCAAACAACAAATGATgatagaatttgagatgagtGATTTGAGTCTTCTCTCCTACTACTTAGGGATTGAAGTGGAGCAACAGAAGAGTCGAATTTCACTTAGACAATCAGCTTATGCCAAGAAAATTCTATCTCAATTCAAGATGGCAGACTGCAATGCCACAAAACATCCAATGGAACCCAAGACACAGTTGCATAAGGACTTGGAAGGGACTCCAGTTGATGCCACGGAGTACAAACGCATTATTGGTTGTCTGAGATATTTGCTACACACACGGCCAGACCTGTCATATTCTGTTGGAATGGCGAGCAGATACATGGAGAGACCTACAATCATGCATCACAGGGTGGTCAAACAGATTCTCAGGTATTTGAAAGGTACAATTTATTTTGGACTTGTTTACATAAAGGGACCCCAGGAAATTGGTATATTCGGCTACTCGGATAGTGATTTAGCCGGCGATCTCGATGGAaggaaaagcacaagtggaatgactttatattttaatgaaagtttggtGTCCTGGAACTCACAGAAGCAGAAGACAGTGACGCTTTCATCTTGTGAGGCAGAGTTCATGGAAGCCACAACTGCGGCCTGCCATGCTTTGTGGTTGAGGAGCCTTGCCAGCGAATTAAGAAGTGTAAAGCCAAAACCGGTAACTTTGTTTGTTGACAACAAATCCGCCATAGCTCTCATGAAGAATCCG GGACAGATTGTGGTGGAGTTTGTTAATACCGGAGAACAGCGAGCCGATGCGTTAACTAAAGCATTGCCAGGAGTGAAGCTAGCTGCCATGCGACAACTACTCGGCGTCCGTGATCTATAA